One genomic segment of Xyrauchen texanus isolate HMW12.3.18 chromosome 5, RBS_HiC_50CHRs, whole genome shotgun sequence includes these proteins:
- the cdk2ap2 gene encoding cyclin-dependent kinase 2-associated protein 2: protein MSYKPIAPAPTGSNHTPPGSCGSSPSLPSSSNLRPAFSEFGPPSMGFVQPVKVSQGSTYSELLSVIEEMSREIRPTYAGSKSAMERLKRGIIHTRALVRECLAETERSART from the exons ATGAGTTACAAGCCGATCGCCCCCGCACCCACCGGCTCCAACCACACGCCACCAG GATCATGTGGCTCTTCTCCATCACTGCCCTCCTCATCAAACTTGAGACCAGCATTCAGTGAGTTTGGCCCACCATCGATGGGCTTTGTgcaa CCAGTGAAAGTGTCCCAGGGATCCACCTACAGTGAGCTGCTCTCTGTCATTGAGGAGATGAGCCGTGAAATCCGGCCTACCTACGCCGGCAGTAAAAGTGCCATGGAGAGACTGAAGAGAG GTATCATCCACACACGTGCTCTTGTCAGGGAGTGTCTAGCAGAGACAGAGCGAAGTGCTCGCACATAA